Proteins from a single region of Candidatus Tumulicola sp.:
- the purH gene encoding bifunctional phosphoribosylaminoimidazolecarboxamide formyltransferase/IMP cyclohydrolase: protein MPDAVAPVALLSLSDRSGLESLARTLARRGYRLIATSGTAAAVRAFGLTCEDIGDITGFPTLFGGRVKTLHPIILGGVLADPQSAEHAAEMRAHKIPAISVVAVSLYPFEKTVTNVRVTDAEAVEQIDIGGVTLLRAAAKNFERVSVLSDAAAFEAFARAADDGGPTLEQRRRWAATAFRRCEDYDRAIARYFNDPSSSAGALAPDGGLHLDLPLAARVRYGENPWALGAFFGTMAMEQLSGKELSYNNLLDVDACLRLLAPIDEPKGFPAGVRSRRHVRGAIVKHTVPSGVAARDSVAQALAAALGADPISAFGGIVACDAGIDLAAAQLLNSRFLEVIAAPGFDAAALELLEKKKNLRLLTFDPTLPARLLAEPKLRSALGGLLVERPDPAAAPDAWRVVTEVEPTPPQWRDLLFAFAAVRQVKSNAVVVAADEVTLGVCGGQTNRVAAVEIACQRAGAAARGATLATDGFFPFADGIDAAARAGIAAVVAPSGSIRDEEVIAAARKAGVALVFSTRRYFSH, encoded by the coding sequence GTGCCTGACGCCGTAGCCCCCGTCGCGTTGCTCTCGCTCTCGGACCGGTCAGGCCTTGAGTCGCTCGCGCGCACGTTGGCGCGCCGCGGCTATCGGCTGATAGCTACGAGCGGCACAGCGGCCGCCGTGCGCGCTTTCGGATTGACGTGCGAGGATATCGGCGACATCACGGGCTTTCCAACGTTGTTCGGCGGCCGGGTCAAGACGCTGCACCCGATCATCTTGGGCGGTGTGCTGGCGGACCCGCAAAGCGCCGAGCACGCGGCCGAGATGCGCGCGCACAAGATCCCGGCGATCTCCGTCGTCGCCGTGAGCCTGTATCCGTTCGAGAAGACCGTGACGAACGTGCGCGTGACCGATGCGGAAGCCGTCGAGCAGATCGACATCGGCGGCGTCACGCTGCTGCGCGCCGCCGCAAAGAATTTCGAGCGCGTAAGCGTCTTGAGCGATGCGGCAGCGTTCGAAGCGTTCGCGCGCGCCGCCGATGACGGCGGGCCGACGCTCGAACAGCGCCGACGCTGGGCAGCCACCGCATTCCGGCGCTGCGAAGACTACGATCGCGCGATCGCCCGCTACTTCAATGATCCGTCAAGTAGTGCCGGAGCTTTAGCTCCGGATGGCGGCCTCCATCTCGATCTTCCTCTCGCGGCCCGCGTGCGCTACGGCGAAAACCCGTGGGCGCTGGGGGCTTTTTTCGGCACGATGGCGATGGAGCAGCTTTCCGGCAAGGAGCTATCATATAACAACTTGCTCGACGTCGACGCGTGCCTTAGACTGCTCGCGCCCATCGATGAGCCAAAGGGATTTCCGGCGGGCGTGCGCTCGCGCCGGCATGTACGCGGCGCGATCGTCAAGCACACCGTGCCGAGCGGCGTCGCCGCGCGCGACTCTGTCGCGCAAGCCTTAGCGGCCGCGCTCGGGGCGGATCCGATCTCCGCGTTCGGCGGCATCGTGGCATGCGATGCCGGCATCGACCTGGCGGCGGCGCAGCTGCTCAACTCGAGGTTCCTCGAAGTGATCGCCGCGCCCGGCTTCGATGCTGCGGCGCTGGAGCTGCTCGAGAAAAAGAAGAACTTGCGATTGCTGACCTTCGATCCGACGTTGCCGGCGCGGCTGCTCGCCGAGCCGAAATTGCGCTCGGCGCTTGGCGGACTGCTGGTCGAACGCCCCGATCCTGCGGCCGCGCCCGATGCGTGGCGCGTCGTCACCGAGGTCGAACCGACGCCGCCGCAGTGGCGCGACCTGCTCTTCGCATTCGCAGCGGTGCGCCAGGTCAAGTCCAATGCGGTGGTGGTGGCGGCGGACGAAGTGACGCTCGGCGTTTGCGGCGGGCAGACCAATCGCGTTGCCGCCGTCGAAATCGCATGTCAACGAGCCGGCGCGGCGGCGCGGGGCGCCACGCTCGCGACAGACGGGTTCTTTCCGTTCGCGGATGGCATCGATGCGGCGGCTCGCGCCGGCATCGCGGCCGTGGTCGCGCCGAGCGGTTCGATCCGCGACGAGGAAGTCATCGCAGCGGCGCGCAAGGCTGGCGTCGCCCTCGTTTTTTCGACGCGTCGCTACTTCTCGCACTAG
- the hisS gene encoding histidine--tRNA ligase produces the protein MKDLKAPRGTFDILPAQARLWQALERIVDDVCARFGYGEIRTPIFESTDVFVRTLGEGTDVVSKEMYTFTDRGDRSITLRPELTAPVVRAALEHNLLQNLPLKLYYRGPIFRYERPQKGRFRQSHQWGVECFGVAGPEADAEIIAIGLAVLRGAGVFEYRVEINSMGCDACRPRYRDALISYFRGRAGELSEISRQRLEKNPLRILDSKDEADRKVVDGAPDIAGFWCKECREHFERTLFILAAIGETAIERNPKIVRGFDYYTRTVFEITTNVLGAQNAVCGGGRYDNLVADMGGPPTAGVGLAMGMERLLLLAEASGSAAHLASPPGIEVAFVPVDAEDALLLLPVMHHLRARGVAADMDYTRRKLEKQLRNAAERGAKLAVIAGSNERAAGEVTIQDLNTRERRSVKLSAAQSEVIRMLGKEA, from the coding sequence GTGAAGGACCTCAAGGCGCCGCGCGGCACCTTCGACATACTCCCCGCGCAAGCTCGCCTTTGGCAAGCCCTCGAGCGCATCGTCGACGACGTTTGCGCTCGCTTCGGCTATGGTGAGATCCGGACGCCGATCTTCGAATCGACCGATGTTTTCGTGCGCACGCTCGGCGAGGGAACCGACGTCGTCTCGAAGGAGATGTACACATTCACGGACCGCGGCGACCGCAGCATCACGCTGCGTCCGGAACTCACGGCGCCGGTGGTGCGAGCGGCGCTCGAGCACAATCTCCTGCAGAATCTGCCGTTGAAGCTGTACTATCGCGGACCGATCTTCCGCTACGAACGCCCGCAGAAGGGGCGCTTCCGCCAATCGCACCAATGGGGCGTCGAATGTTTTGGCGTCGCGGGGCCAGAGGCCGACGCAGAGATCATCGCGATCGGACTCGCGGTGTTGCGCGGCGCCGGCGTGTTCGAGTATCGCGTTGAGATCAATTCGATGGGCTGCGACGCGTGCCGCCCGCGCTATCGCGACGCGTTGATCTCCTATTTTCGCGGTCGGGCAGGCGAATTGAGCGAGATCAGCCGCCAACGCCTGGAAAAGAATCCCTTGCGCATACTCGATTCGAAGGACGAGGCCGATCGCAAAGTCGTGGACGGCGCTCCGGATATCGCCGGCTTCTGGTGCAAGGAGTGTCGCGAGCACTTCGAACGGACGTTGTTCATCCTCGCGGCGATCGGCGAAACGGCGATCGAACGCAACCCGAAGATCGTCCGCGGCTTCGACTACTACACGCGCACCGTCTTCGAGATCACGACCAATGTGCTCGGCGCGCAAAACGCCGTGTGCGGCGGCGGCCGCTACGACAACCTCGTCGCAGATATGGGCGGTCCGCCGACTGCCGGTGTCGGACTGGCCATGGGAATGGAGCGCCTGCTCCTCTTGGCAGAAGCGAGCGGCAGCGCTGCGCATCTGGCAAGCCCGCCCGGTATCGAGGTCGCCTTCGTTCCGGTGGACGCGGAAGACGCGTTGCTGCTCTTGCCGGTCATGCATCACCTTCGCGCGCGGGGCGTCGCAGCGGACATGGATTACACTCGCCGCAAACTCGAAAAGCAACTTCGCAACGCGGCCGAACGCGGTGCGAAGCTCGCGGTCATCGCGGGAAGCAACGAGCGCGCCGCCGGCGAAGTGACCATTCAAGACCTGAACACGCGGGAGCGCCGATCGGTCAAGCTCTCCGCGGCGCAAAGCGAGGTCATACGCATGCTCGGCAAGGAAGCCTAA
- a CDS encoding SIS domain-containing protein, which produces MDRELNAPQRTKRFEDCLAERADLWFGTDYGDAVRLCVDAIVRCLRSKGTVYFFGNGGSAAQAQHLAAELTGRFMLERPGWAGLALSTDTSAITAIANDYGFEQIFARQLEGLARKGDVAMGITTSGASPNVLAGMKMARHKGATTLALTGNGGGPIVGLADIAIVGPSGPAWKVQEVQFALGHIICELVELALVAS; this is translated from the coding sequence TTGGATCGGGAGCTGAACGCGCCGCAACGGACTAAACGATTCGAAGACTGCCTCGCCGAACGCGCCGACCTGTGGTTCGGCACCGATTACGGGGACGCGGTCAGGCTATGTGTGGACGCGATCGTGCGCTGCCTGCGCTCGAAAGGAACGGTCTACTTCTTCGGCAACGGCGGCAGCGCCGCGCAAGCCCAGCACCTCGCCGCCGAACTCACGGGACGCTTCATGCTGGAGCGCCCGGGATGGGCAGGCCTCGCCCTTTCTACCGACACCTCGGCGATCACCGCGATCGCGAACGATTACGGTTTCGAGCAGATCTTCGCGCGCCAGCTCGAGGGGTTGGCACGCAAGGGTGACGTCGCCATGGGCATCACCACCTCCGGCGCATCGCCGAACGTGCTCGCAGGCATGAAGATGGCTCGCCACAAGGGCGCCACGACCCTCGCCCTGACCGGCAACGGCGGCGGCCCGATCGTCGGGCTGGCGGACATCGCGATCGTCGGACCGAGCGGTCCGGCATGGAAAGTCCAGGAAGTGCAGTTCGCCTTAGGCCACATCATCTGCGAACTGGTGGAGCTGGCTCTGGTCGCTTCGTGA
- a CDS encoding peroxiredoxin, which yields MLDVEDRAPSIAVPDQSGKPRTLGEFAGAWLVLWFYPKDFTSGUTNEASQFRDAYPQFQAAGAEVIGVNRDSAESHAKFQGELALPFPLLADTDEKLCKAFGVLVEREHEGKKFMGVQRSTFLIDHTGVIRKVWPKVDVTGHAADVLATLLQLTAA from the coding sequence GTGCTCGACGTCGAAGATCGCGCCCCTTCCATCGCAGTGCCGGATCAGAGCGGCAAACCGCGCACGCTCGGCGAGTTCGCCGGCGCGTGGCTGGTGCTGTGGTTCTATCCTAAGGACTTCACCAGCGGCTGAACCAACGAGGCGTCGCAGTTCCGCGACGCTTACCCGCAGTTCCAAGCCGCCGGCGCAGAAGTGATCGGCGTCAACCGCGATTCCGCAGAGTCGCACGCGAAGTTCCAGGGCGAACTCGCCCTCCCGTTCCCGCTGTTGGCCGACACCGACGAGAAGTTGTGCAAAGCATTCGGGGTGCTCGTGGAGCGCGAGCACGAAGGCAAGAAGTTCATGGGCGTGCAGCGCTCGACGTTCCTGATCGATCACACAGGCGTGATCCGCAAAGTGTGGCCGAAAGTAGACGTGACCGGGCACGCGGCCGACGTGCTCGCCACGCTGCTCCAACTCACAGCCGCTTAA
- a CDS encoding biotin/lipoyl-containing protein translates to MDLNKKILDQLVELMQRDGLDRLRVRVGDLDLDLRMSLPHAAESSGSAAASASAAGSQHATKTDEAPPGVRKVLAPLVGVFYRAPAPSAKLFVENGDSVSAGQVLCILEAMKLMNEIVSEYDGTVVKVCAKDGELVSLHQELFWIGS, encoded by the coding sequence ATGGATCTCAACAAGAAGATCCTGGACCAACTCGTCGAGCTGATGCAGCGCGACGGGCTTGACCGTCTGCGCGTGCGCGTGGGCGACCTCGATCTCGACCTTCGCATGTCGCTGCCGCACGCGGCTGAATCCTCGGGTTCGGCGGCCGCCAGCGCGAGCGCCGCCGGGTCGCAACACGCGACGAAAACCGACGAAGCGCCGCCGGGCGTGCGCAAAGTTCTCGCGCCGCTCGTCGGCGTTTTCTATCGCGCGCCCGCACCCAGTGCAAAACTGTTCGTCGAAAACGGCGACAGCGTTTCCGCAGGCCAGGTTTTGTGCATCCTGGAAGCGATGAAGCTGATGAATGAGATCGTGAGCGAGTACGACGGCACCGTGGTCAAGGTCTGCGCCAAGGACGGCGAGTTGGTGTCGCTGCATCAGGAGCTGTTTTGGATCGGGAGCTGA
- a CDS encoding HAD-IIIA family hydrolase, with translation MTQNAPAPSRRAVFLDRDGTLNVDKRFVGSPDDVELAPGAANGARALTDAGFLLIVASNQSGIARGMFTDRQADAVDARVSELLAAQGATIAAFYRCPHLPDAPLPAYARDCPCRKPKPGMLLQAAAEWRIDLAQSWVVGDRARDIAAGRAAGCRAVSVIGSPPHEPPEDFKAAPPDHAAQDLGDAARFIIAHAQDAGAFRPRPGEEGPR, from the coding sequence GTGACCCAGAACGCCCCCGCGCCTTCACGCCGCGCCGTATTCTTGGATCGCGACGGCACGCTGAACGTCGACAAACGCTTTGTCGGATCGCCCGACGACGTCGAACTCGCGCCCGGCGCGGCAAACGGAGCTCGCGCGCTCACCGATGCGGGCTTTTTGCTGATCGTCGCTTCGAACCAATCGGGCATCGCGCGCGGGATGTTCACGGACCGGCAGGCCGACGCGGTGGACGCGCGCGTGAGCGAGCTGCTCGCCGCGCAGGGCGCGACGATCGCCGCATTCTATCGTTGCCCGCATTTGCCCGACGCGCCGCTGCCGGCATACGCCCGCGATTGTCCCTGCCGCAAACCCAAACCCGGCATGCTGCTCCAGGCCGCAGCCGAGTGGCGCATCGATCTCGCGCAGTCGTGGGTGGTCGGCGACCGCGCTCGCGACATCGCAGCCGGCCGCGCAGCCGGTTGTCGCGCCGTCTCGGTCATCGGTTCGCCGCCGCACGAGCCGCCGGAAGATTTCAAGGCCGCGCCGCCGGATCACGCCGCGCAGGACCTAGGCGACGCCGCGCGTTTCATCATCGCCCACGCGCAGGATGCTGGAGCGTTCCGACCGAGGCCTGGAGAAGAAGGCCCTCGTTGA